GAATTGTTCAATGGTCTTTCAAGAATGAAGAACTAGTGTTTGGTTAGTAGGAGGAAATTGATCCAGTGGAGGCTAAGAATACTTCTTTCCAAGATgcagaagaagaaaaccacaatTATAGCTTTGCAAAATTTATGATGTTCTTGCAAGCAtcaagagaaaaatgaagaggaTGAATGTTGACAGTACTAGCAAGTCTAATGAAGAAATTTTAAATAGCTCACTACTTGTTTGGTTGCATTCATTGCTTGATGAGTTGtttcaaagaaaattattaatgaaatgttttaacaaaaaaatttatatgaaaacaaaGTAATTGCTTTAAATTGAAATGGTTTAAGCTACTATGTTTATTTTGCACTGAGTTTTCTTTTTGATAAAAGTAATTcgttaggttttttttttctcagaatctcaaattacttatttttcgtcttaattgaatatttttttaaaattgatataatcaGAGTCCTGCCATTAAATTAAAGTAACACTGTTATGCACTGCCTTGTAATAGTTAGCGATGGAAAGGATGCTAGTGTGATAAATATATGAGTCACGATATAGGAAAGACATTCTAGTTTCATTGTTTTTGGTTCTAATAAGGTACAAATTTATGTAGTCTGGAACTACACATTTCTATAATTCTAATCAATCCACATAAGAtacaaaaaagaatatattaaaagaaacaatCCAATATATATGGATTATAATCATAATTGTCATgtgataaattttgttaattaactACCATCTTTCACACTTTCTCCAACTAGACATTTCACAATAGCATCATCACACTCTTTGTTATTCACATGattcttctctcttccttctttgCATTCACAATCATCACCTTTATCTATCACACCCTATCTCCATGTTCTCTTGTGGGTCATCATCTTCTTTCCCTCTCTCCAAAGCTTCCTTGTATGACCCTTTTACGAGACTCTGCAATGCAATGTCATGAATCCCTTTATATTCACACTCTGATATTATAGGAGGAAAGTTTTCCAAATCCATGTACCCGTCATTATAACTCCTATCAACACCTATGGTTCTTGTGTTCCACCTTGAGATCACAAGGGTCAGTGCCCGATTCAGAAAGGGGAACTCATGGATTATTGTAGGAAACTTGTTCATTGCACCTTCAAATTTCTCGGGAAAGGACACTATCATTACCACAATTTCATCAACTTTATCGAACACACGTTTTGAATGGGGAAACAGTTTCTCTATAACTTTTTCAATTGCTAGAATGGCATCATCGATGAAGGAGAGAATTGTAAGCCAATAGATTTGCATGGCGTAGATAAGGGGCACGGCGAATTTGGCTAACTTCGTTACCCTTTTCAACGTTGAACCTAATGGTCCATTGATACGTTGGGTTTTTCCTATGACAATATCAACAATGACTAAGATGGAAAGTCCACAAGTGTGTAACGGACGGTGCCTTGAACTATTCATTCTTCCGGTTTCCTTAGCTTTAGGTTTCTGAAAATTGgcatatataaaagaaacatgaaaaagaCAACATAAAAAAGTAACACGTTACAGTATTATCATATCATACGTAGACTTCAAAGTTTTGATTTCGTTACATACCATGTAGCAGATCTCAATGCAATCAGACATATACGTTATGAATTGAATTGTGAACAAGAATGACGATTTTGGCATGTTAGAGGACAATTAATTTCAAACTAATAATGGTATTGATGCATGCGGATAATTAAACATCATTAATTTCgtcataaaaagaaaactaatttacataaatcaaacaaaaagatgGAAGAAACTGGAGCAGAATTTGCAAACTCACATGACAGAGGAAATTGGGGTGTGGCATATCCATGTTACAAGGATGTTACAATTAAGAGTCCAGGAATCTGCTGGTAACTTTGTCCCTTGAGAGAATTTATAGATCTAGTGGTTGGTATGCGTCGAAAAAATGAACTTGTCATATAGAAAATGTCTCGGGCACCTACAATTAGAGAAAGAAACACCGTTacttttaggaaaataaaattttaacaccattttttgacaccattttgacactgcacacgtgtcaaaatgtggttggaggatttcaaattaaaaaacaaactttggtttttctcttccaaatatacccttgcctcaacttttttaatttgaaatcgtccaatcacatcttgacacgtgtgcagtgtcaaaatagtgtcaaaaaatggtgttaaaatatcattgtccttacTTTTAACAGTTTTGTACTTTTCTCTATAACCattttagataaatttaaaagacgacaaattaaataatggagaataataataataataaaatatagcaTGTGTTTATAATGTTTATCTCAAGGGATTGACAGCGGAGCActaagtaaatatatatatatatatatatatatatatatatatatatatatatatatatatatatatacggggtttgctaatttatatAAGGGAGTTTTTcggtacattttagtaaagtgtaccaagttttaggttacaaaaatgttactgtttaaaaaaaaaactaactttaaatctaagggtattttaataattttaaaatctaatttaaaataaaaggtagttagaagttattagcttttattatatattttttaaaaggtagttgttttttaaaataaaaaataaaataaaaggtagttgttttttaaccCATACGGGTTTTATAAatccagacgggttctataaacccagacgggttctataaactcAGACGGattctataaaccctaaaccctaaaccattatattttttaaaatgtagttgttttttaaaataaaaaataaaataaaaggtagttgttttttaaaattaaaaataaaataaaagctaataacttatCGCGTACTTAGACCAattaggatttttaataactaccttttatttttttaaattaaaatttaaaattattaaaatactcttggatttaaagttaattttcttttttaacatttttgtaacctaaaatttagTACATTTTACTAAattgtaccaactgaaaaaaccTCCTTACATAAATTAgaaaaccccatatatatatatatatataaagaatcaaCTTGTATTTGTAAAACCTACACATGTgtttactaatttttaattacgtATTTTGATTATTGTCGTGATAATTCATCCTTACAATCAATTGAAAGTTTACTAActtatataaacttaaaaaatatttttctattggaTGATTGTGTAAAAACATTTACACCTTTAGTTTATCTATTGTAAGTGGTAAAATGCTATTTAgtctattaaagaaaaattgagcTAGGCTCTATTGACaagcataataataaaaagacttTACGGATAAATTACCTTGATTCAAATTAGTAAGATtcgtgaaaaatataataactagaaataaattaattatgagaCTTTGGTATTTTGTTTGTGTACATTTGGGttagattataatttttatgttttttcttgattttattttaataaagtataaaatatgtttGGTATGTTTGTTTGGATTGTGATTTGTGTGATTTGTTTGTCGGTAAAGATGTTTCTCTAGGATTGAAAAGATGTAATTTAGGGGCTAAGAGAAGtaaaaatatgcaaaataatagaaaatatgaaaatgtaaatataagATTACGTTAATCTTGAGAGGATTTAGTAGTTGTTGGTACTTTGGAAAGTAGTTGAGAGAAAATAGAAGATAAGATATTAGTGGGCTTTAGTGATAGCTCCGCTCTTAGGCGACTTAGCGAGAAACATAAGATCTATCACAGTCAAGCTAGTGAACCGGATAAAACAGCGAAAGCAAGGGAGGATAACTATGAACCCTAGATTTGGAggtttaatcggtgaaaactCTAGGGTTGAAGGTAAGGGAGGTTTTAAATGGTGGAAGGAAGGATTCACCAATTAGATCTGTGGAAAGGAACGAGGATGTGGTTTTAATCAGTCAAAAGTGAAGGAGAAGGTGTGAGAAGGCTGAAAATGGTGTTAAACGAAGTTTCAATCGGTAGGATTGAAGGAAATCCAGGGTT
This genomic stretch from Vigna radiata var. radiata cultivar VC1973A chromosome 7, Vradiata_ver6, whole genome shotgun sequence harbors:
- the LOC106766160 gene encoding uncharacterized protein LOC106766160; translated protein: MSDCIEICYMKPKAKETGRMNSSRHRPLHTCGLSILVIVDIVIGKTQRINGPLGSTLKRVTKLAKFAVPLIYAMQIYWLTILSFIDDAILAIEKVIEKLFPHSKRVFDKVDEIVVMIVSFPEKFEGAMNKFPTIIHEFPFLNRALTLVISRWNTRTIGVDRSYNDGYMDLENFPPIISECEYKGIHDIALQSLVKGSYKEALERGKEDDDPQENMEIGCDR